A region from the Rhinoderma darwinii isolate aRhiDar2 chromosome 2, aRhiDar2.hap1, whole genome shotgun sequence genome encodes:
- the LOC142741227 gene encoding uncharacterized protein LOC142741227 isoform X2 gives MMLTNQHHPLLFVNTQLLAVQTHSVLHRVGRARTHRHQATEDTVHSAAASFAAQPIYELEMDLDHQPPSPTATRSQKNPLREIRTEDIDECDGSERISNSTWCLCNNCIAMPTNIESICCKEITNVEPFMDNITCITEHDYFQQFCGDRERVHISMRAIGEIRLPPPDKDLNRLLRKTAYRGFTSWIHGYLGKGNRRHIPSCAVKIIRDVFSDPVDEYCGFLLFREEPAEYLAMD, from the exons atgatgctgacaaatcagcatcatccacttctcttcgttaacacccagcttctggcagtgcagacacacagcgtcctgcatcgtgtcggacgagcgaggacacatcggcaccaggcgacagaggatacagttcattctgcagcagcatcgtttgcag caCAGCCAATTTATGAGCTAGAAATGGATCTAGACCATCAACCACCATCACCAACTGCCACACGATcccaaaag AATCCTCTTCGAGAAATTAGAACGGAAGATATTGATGAATGTGATGGCAGTGAAAGAATTTCAAATTCAACTTGGTGTTTGTGCAACAACTGCATTGCAATGCCAACTAATATAGAGAGCATCTGCTGCAAAGAAATTACAAATGTGGAACCATTTATGGACAATATTACATGCATTACTGAGCATGATTACTTTCAACAGTTCTGTGGGGACAGAGAACGTGTTCACATCTCCATGCGTGCTATTGGAGAAATTCGGCTTCCACCTCCTGACAAGGATTTGAATCG ACTTTTACGAAAAACAGCATATCGAGGATTCACTTCTTGGATACATGGGTACCTGGGTAAGGGGAACAGGAGACACATTCCCTCTTGCGCAGTTAAAATTATAAGAGACGTCTTCTCTGATCCAGTCGACGAATATTGTGGATTTCTATTGTTCAGGGAAGAACCTGCGGAATATTTGGCCATGGACTAG
- the LOC142741227 gene encoding uncharacterized protein LOC142741227 isoform X1: protein MMLTNQHHPLLFVNTQLLAVQTHSVLHRVGRARTHRHQATEDTVHSAAASFAAQPIYELEMDLDHQPPSPTATRSQKLDWLKLQLQSKYGTMDDSGICFPQNPLREIRTEDIDECDGSERISNSTWCLCNNCIAMPTNIESICCKEITNVEPFMDNITCITEHDYFQQFCGDRERVHISMRAIGEIRLPPPDKDLNRLLRKTAYRGFTSWIHGYLGKGNRRHIPSCAVKIIRDVFSDPVDEYCGFLLFREEPAEYLAMD from the exons atgatgctgacaaatcagcatcatccacttctcttcgttaacacccagcttctggcagtgcagacacacagcgtcctgcatcgtgtcggacgagcgaggacacatcggcaccaggcgacagaggatacagttcattctgcagcagcatcgtttgcag caCAGCCAATTTATGAGCTAGAAATGGATCTAGACCATCAACCACCATCACCAACTGCCACACGATcccaaaag ttaGATTGGTTGAAACTACAACTTCAGTCTAAATATGGAACCATGGATGACTCCGGCATTTGTTTTCCTCAGAATCCTCTTCGAGAAATTAGAACGGAAGATATTGATGAATGTGATGGCAGTGAAAGAATTTCAAATTCAACTTGGTGTTTGTGCAACAACTGCATTGCAATGCCAACTAATATAGAGAGCATCTGCTGCAAAGAAATTACAAATGTGGAACCATTTATGGACAATATTACATGCATTACTGAGCATGATTACTTTCAACAGTTCTGTGGGGACAGAGAACGTGTTCACATCTCCATGCGTGCTATTGGAGAAATTCGGCTTCCACCTCCTGACAAGGATTTGAATCG ACTTTTACGAAAAACAGCATATCGAGGATTCACTTCTTGGATACATGGGTACCTGGGTAAGGGGAACAGGAGACACATTCCCTCTTGCGCAGTTAAAATTATAAGAGACGTCTTCTCTGATCCAGTCGACGAATATTGTGGATTTCTATTGTTCAGGGAAGAACCTGCGGAATATTTGGCCATGGACTAG